A single region of the Vicia villosa cultivar HV-30 ecotype Madison, WI unplaced genomic scaffold, Vvil1.0 ctg.002739F_1_1, whole genome shotgun sequence genome encodes:
- the LOC131639673 gene encoding uncharacterized protein LOC131639673, with the protein MATTEESAKKKEGYNLLGSPTFKEIENGRFKCVETGHEVLSKDIPFYSNSKKCRLGLIDFALSNKKSPLNMFNQDPLCRSKLICKLTGDNVNKSEEHIWKHMTGKRFLNKLDQQEEGKLSGKGKENDESLQEKQSVDCFTKAEMKKKNKQKNKKKKRTKKKKDKKVEEIISEVRKSCNEETDSEEDEFWMPPAGERWDNDDGGDRWCSDSDSESEQETEEGDVIDGVADEDCNESEELSSRTKRMSIEIGPSSFASRKKKSKKNDET; encoded by the exons ATGGCGACGACGGAAGAGAGTGCGAAAAAGAAAGAAGGCTACAACCTATTAGGTTCACCAACATTCAAAGAGATTGAAAACGGCCGATTCAAATGCGTTGAGACAGGTCACGAGGTTCTCTCCAAAGACATACCCTTTTACTCCAACAGCAAAAAATGTCGATTGGGTCTAATCGATTTCGCTCTCTCTAATAAAAAATCACCTCTCAATATGTTCAATCAAGACCCTCTCTGTCG TTCGAAATTGATATGTAAGTTAACCGGAGACAATGTTAATAAATCGGAAGAACATATCTGGAAGCATATGACTGGGAAAAGATTTCTCAATAAATTAG ATCAACAAGAAGAAGGGAAGTTGTCAGGCAAAGGAAAGGAAAATGACGAGAGTTTACAAGAGAAGCAAAGTGTAGATTGTTTTACTAAAGctgaaatgaagaagaagaacaagcagaagaacaagaagaagaagaggacaaagaagaagaaggatAAGAAAGTTGAAGAGATTATTTCTGAAGTTAGGAAGTCTTGTAATGAGGAAACAGACTCAGAAGAAGACGAGTTCTGGATGCCTCCTGCTGGAGAACGCTGGGACAACGATGATGGAGGAGATCGATGGTGTTCAGATTCTGATTCCGAGTCAGAACAGGAAACTGAAGAGGGGGATGTAATTG ATGGTGTTGCTGATGAGGACTGCAATGAGTCAGAAGAGTTATCGTCAAG AACAAAAAGAATGTCGATAGAAATTGGACCCAGCAGCTTTGCTTCTAGAAAGAAGAAAAGTAAGAAGAACGATGAGACTTGA